One genomic region from Macellibacteroides fermentans encodes:
- a CDS encoding TonB-dependent receptor, producing the protein MNKIVILMLCLCCSLWTVRGADEPVLNPSDANIVGHIIDKKSGEHLPYINVFLQGTTIGTVSDGTGHFYLKNLPEGKFTIVMKSVGYKTIEKEIVPKKGKTLEINFETEEDAVSLDGVVVSANRNETTRRLAPSLVNVLDTKVFDRANATSLADGLNFQPGVRVENNCQNCGFQQVRINGLEGPYTQILVDSRSIFSALTGVYGLEQIPANMIERVEVMRGGGSALFGSSAIAGTINIITKEPQRNSAQVAHSLTMIGGSRPDNNTTLNASMVTDDQKAGIYLFGQSRTRSAYDHDGDGFTEIGHLNAKTVGFRSYLKTSTYSKLTFEYHNISEFRRGGNNLDLPPHETDITEQTDHNINGGGLKFDLFSTDYKHRLNLYASSQHTKRQSYYGAGKDPNAYGHTTDLTFIGGAQYVYDWTNCLFMPAEFTGGMEYSHDNLEDVMIGYNRTIAQKVNIGSLFLQNEWKNARWSFLMGGRFDKHNLIDHLIFSPRANLRYNPTKDINLRLSYSSGFRAPQAFDEDLHITAVGGDVAIISISPDLKEEKSQSISASADFYQRFGAVQTNFLVEGFYTDLSDVFLLEEIGRDQQNNLLLERRNGKGARVMGINLEAKLAYEWMQIQAGGTLQRSRYKEPEKWSGDESLQPQKKMFRSPDVYGYVTSSFNPVKRLAVSLTGTYTGSMLMQHFAGYIPSDKEEKTPDFLDMSVKVAYDFPLFKSGTLQVNAGVQNIFDSYQSDFDKGGSRDAGYIYGPSLPRSVYVGCKIMY; encoded by the coding sequence ATGAATAAAATTGTCATACTTATGCTATGTCTGTGCTGTTCCTTGTGGACAGTCAGAGGGGCCGATGAGCCCGTATTGAATCCTTCCGATGCAAACATCGTGGGACATATCATCGACAAAAAAAGCGGGGAACACCTGCCTTATATAAATGTATTTCTGCAAGGAACTACCATTGGAACCGTTTCAGACGGTACCGGACATTTTTATCTGAAGAACCTGCCCGAGGGCAAGTTTACCATCGTGATGAAGTCGGTCGGCTATAAAACAATCGAAAAAGAGATTGTTCCCAAAAAGGGAAAAACCCTGGAGATCAACTTCGAAACAGAGGAAGATGCTGTGTCGCTGGACGGCGTTGTGGTATCTGCTAACCGGAACGAAACAACCAGACGCCTGGCTCCTTCGTTGGTGAATGTACTGGATACAAAGGTGTTCGACAGGGCCAATGCAACCAGTCTGGCCGACGGACTTAACTTTCAGCCCGGAGTAAGGGTCGAGAACAATTGTCAGAATTGCGGTTTCCAGCAGGTACGTATCAACGGTCTGGAGGGCCCTTATACGCAAATCCTGGTAGATAGCCGCTCTATCTTCAGTGCCCTAACCGGAGTATACGGACTGGAACAGATTCCTGCCAATATGATTGAGCGGGTAGAGGTGATGCGCGGTGGCGGATCTGCCCTGTTCGGCTCTTCCGCTATTGCCGGAACTATTAATATTATAACCAAAGAACCACAGCGCAACTCGGCGCAGGTTGCTCACTCACTAACGATGATCGGGGGGAGCAGACCTGATAATAATACAACGTTGAATGCGTCGATGGTTACAGACGACCAGAAAGCTGGTATTTATTTATTCGGACAAAGCCGTACCCGGTCTGCATACGATCACGACGGAGACGGCTTCACAGAGATCGGACACCTTAATGCCAAGACGGTTGGTTTCAGGTCTTATCTGAAGACAAGCACTTATTCCAAACTAACGTTCGAATATCATAACATCAGCGAATTCCGCAGAGGTGGAAACAACCTTGATTTACCTCCTCACGAAACGGATATCACGGAGCAGACGGATCATAATATTAATGGCGGGGGACTTAAATTCGATCTCTTCTCTACCGATTACAAGCATCGCTTAAACCTTTATGCATCGTCTCAGCACACCAAACGTCAGAGTTACTACGGTGCGGGTAAGGACCCGAACGCCTACGGACATACAACCGACCTTACCTTTATAGGGGGTGCGCAGTATGTATACGACTGGACGAATTGTCTTTTTATGCCGGCCGAGTTTACAGGAGGTATGGAGTACAGCCACGATAACCTGGAGGATGTGATGATAGGATACAATCGTACGATTGCCCAAAAGGTGAATATCGGGAGTCTGTTTTTGCAGAACGAATGGAAAAATGCACGCTGGAGTTTCCTGATGGGAGGTCGATTTGATAAACATAACCTGATCGATCACCTCATATTTAGTCCCCGTGCCAACCTGAGGTATAATCCTACCAAGGATATTAATCTGCGGCTTTCTTATTCAAGCGGGTTCCGCGCTCCGCAGGCGTTCGACGAAGACTTGCATATTACGGCCGTAGGAGGCGATGTGGCTATCATCAGTATCTCTCCGGATTTGAAAGAAGAAAAGTCGCAGAGTATAAGTGCTTCGGCCGACTTCTATCAGCGCTTCGGGGCGGTACAGACTAATTTTCTTGTTGAGGGCTTTTACACCGACTTAAGCGATGTATTTTTGCTGGAAGAGATTGGCCGCGACCAACAGAATAACCTGTTGCTGGAAAGAAGAAACGGAAAAGGGGCACGAGTGATGGGTATTAACCTGGAAGCCAAGCTGGCGTACGAATGGATGCAGATTCAGGCCGGTGGTACCTTACAACGCAGCCGTTATAAAGAACCTGAAAAGTGGAGTGGTGATGAAAGTCTGCAGCCGCAGAAAAAGATGTTCCGCTCGCCGGATGTATACGGGTACGTAACCTCTTCATTCAACCCGGTTAAACGGTTGGCGGTTTCCCTTACCGGAACTTATACAGGCAGTATGCTGATGCAGCATTTTGCCGGCTACATTCCGTCCGACAAGGAAGAAAAGACACCCGATTTTCTGGATATGAGCGTAAAGGTGGCCTACGATTTCCCCTTATTCAAGTCAGGTACCCTCCAGGTAAATGCAGGCGTTCAGAATATATTCGACTCTTATCAGAGTGACTTTGATAAGGGTGGCAGCCGCGATGCGGGCTATATTTACGGACCATCCCTGCCCAGAAGTGTATATGTGGGTTGCAAGATTATGTATTGA